AAGTGCGTTTAGAAAACTTTGATTTAACGAATGGTATTGTTTCTGACTTTGTTAAAACATTGAATCGAGAGGAATTACAAAGTCTATTAGATGAACACGGTGTTCCAATTAGTCCAATTAATAGCATTGAGGATATTTTTGAAAATCCACAATTTAAGAGTAGAGAAAATATTGTCGAAATTGATCATCCACGTTTAGGCTCAATTAAAATGCCAGGAATCGTTCCTAAGTTTTCTGAAACACCGGGAGCAATTCGAAATGTTGGTCCGGATTTAAGTGAACATACAGATCAAATTTTAAAAGATTTAATCGGCTTATCGGAAAGTGAAATTGTCGAACTTAAAAATAAAAAAATTGTATAGGGGGTATTGTGAATGTTTGAAAAAGTGAATATTGCTGAAGTAAGTTCTCGTGATGGCTTTCAAATTATTAAACAGGATATCCCAACAGAGAAAAAAATAAGCTATTTAAATCAATTAGTCGATTGTGGCTTTGCTCAAATTGAGGTGAGTTCATTTGTACATCCAGCTGCAGTCCCTCAGTTAAAAGATGCCCAGGAAGTGTTTCGTGAAATTAAACGACAAAACGATGTTGTGTATCGCGCTTTAATTCCTAATTTACGCGGATTAGATCGTGCCATTGATGTTGGTGTTGATAAAGTGAAATTAATGTTATCTGCAACAGATGCTCATAGTTTACACAATGCCAATGCTACGACCTTTGACGCCATGCGTGAATTTCCAACAATCTATGAAAAAGCATCTGAAACTCATATTAAAGTAGGGGGTTCTATCGCAGTTGCATTTGGTTGTGCTTATGAAGGTAAGGTTCCGATTGAACGACATTTAAAAATTTGTGAGGAATACGATAGTATTGGCATTCATGATATTTCATTAGCTGATACAACGGGGATGGGCAATCCATACTTAATAAAGGAAGTAATCACGGCATTAAAAGAAGCTTACCCACATTTTAATTTTTCACTGCATCTGCACAATACGCGCGGAATGGCATTTGCGAATGCAGTCGCTGGTTATGAGGTAGGTATTCGAGATTTCGATAGTTCTATTGGTGGTATTGGTGGTTGCCCTTATTTACCATTAGCTGCGGGCAATATCTCTACTGAAGATATTGTACACGGTTTTGAAGAGATGGGTATACCAACTGGTGTTCAATTAGATAAAGTCATACAAATTGCTCGTCAAAATCAATTAGATTATCCTAGCTATGTAAATAGTTTTGTAATGAAAGCTGGAACAAATAAAGATTTATCTATTGCTCCAGGCAAGCAAGTAAAAAAAGGCAATGCCTGAGTAAACTGAAGATCCTAAAGAATGGTTTACGTATTTTAGACGTGCATATCAAATAATTATTAGGTCGCTTACTCCTAAATTAAAGGGGAGCTAAGTAGCCTAATTTTTTTGTATCCGTTTTTCATTATAAGCTTTGCTTCCGTATTCATGTCACTTGTTATAAAGTTATAAAAAACACCTCTGTTAATGTTAATCATTAACAGGGGTGTTAGTATGTTACTTTATGAAATTAGAATTGTAAGAGAGATTCGATATAAGCTTTTACATCAGCAATCGGCATACGTGTTTGTTCCATAGAATCACGGTGACGTACTGTAACTTGGCCGTCTTCTTTTGAATCGAAGTCGTACGTGATACAGAATGGTGTACCAATTTCGTCTTGACGACGGTAGCGTTTACCAATTGATTGAGACTCATCAAAGTCAACTGGGAAAGCTTTACGTAAGTCAGCCCATACTTCGCCTGCTTCGTCTGATAATTTTTTCGATAATGGTAATACAGCTGCTTTAAATGGTGCTAAAGCTGGGTGGAAGCGTAAAACGGTACGCTTGTCATCGCCTTCTAAAGCTTCTTCATCATAAGCGTCGCATAAGAATGCTAATGTTACACGGTCAGCACCTAAAGATGGCTCGATGCAGTATGGTACATAACGTTCGTTTGTTAATGGATCAATGTAAGTGAAATCTTCACCTGA
The sequence above is a segment of the Solibacillus sp. FSL H8-0523 genome. Coding sequences within it:
- a CDS encoding hydroxymethylglutaryl-CoA lyase codes for the protein MFEKVNIAEVSSRDGFQIIKQDIPTEKKISYLNQLVDCGFAQIEVSSFVHPAAVPQLKDAQEVFREIKRQNDVVYRALIPNLRGLDRAIDVGVDKVKLMLSATDAHSLHNANATTFDAMREFPTIYEKASETHIKVGGSIAVAFGCAYEGKVPIERHLKICEEYDSIGIHDISLADTTGMGNPYLIKEVITALKEAYPHFNFSLHLHNTRGMAFANAVAGYEVGIRDFDSSIGGIGGCPYLPLAAGNISTEDIVHGFEEMGIPTGVQLDKVIQIARQNQLDYPSYVNSFVMKAGTNKDLSIAPGKQVKKGNA